One window of Carassius auratus strain Wakin chromosome 17, ASM336829v1, whole genome shotgun sequence genomic DNA carries:
- the LOC113117581 gene encoding E3 ubiquitin-protein ligase pellino homolog 1-like, giving the protein MFSPDQENISTSSTKVPVKYGELIVLGYNGSLPNGDRGRRKSRFALSKRPKSNGVKPSTVHVACTPQAAKAISNKDQHSISYTLSRVQTVVVEYTQDSNTDMFQIGRSTESPIDFVVTDTVPGSQSNSDTQSVQSTISRFACRIMCQRTPPYTARIYAAGFDSSKNIFLGEKAAKWKTSDGQMDGLTTNGVLVMHPRLGFTEDSKPGVWREISVCGNVFTLRETRSAQQRGKMVENETQELVDGSLIDLCGATLLWRTAEGLSRTPTVKHLEALRQELNAARPQCPVGFNTLAFPSMRRKDIVDEKQPWVYLNCGHVHGYHNWGNRDAERDGREGRERECPMCRARGPYVPLWLGCEAGFYLDAAPPTHAFSPCGHVCSEKTAAYWSQIPLPHGTHTFHAACPFCAQQLSGEQGFIRLIFQGPVD; this is encoded by the exons GTATAATGGCTCTCTACCCAACGGGGACCGCGGCAGAAGGAAGAGCAGGTTTGCACTCTCCAAAAGACCAAAATCCAATGGCGTCAAACCCAGCACTGTACACGTAGCCTGCACTCCACAGGCTGCCAAG GCCATAAGTAACAAGGATCAGCACAGTATTTCCTACACGTTGTCCCGTGTACAGACAGTGGTGGTGGAGTACACTCAAGATAGCAATACAGACATGTTTCAG ATTGGCCGCTCAACCGAGAGTCCTATAGATTTTGTGGTGACTGACACGGTTCCCGGGAGTCAGAGCAACTCTGATACTCAGTCCGTTCAGAGCACCATATCTCGCTTCGCATGCCGGATCATGTGTCAGCGAACACCCCCTTATACCGCCCGCATCTATGCCGCCGGATTCGACTCCTCCAAGAACATCTTCCTAGGG GAGAAAGCCGCAAAGTGGAAGACATCGGATGGCCAGATGGACGGTCTGACTACTAACGGCGTGTTGGTAATGCATCCTCGCCTTGGTTTCACAGAGGATTCCAAACCTGGTGTGTGGAGAGAGATTTCAGTGTGCGGAAACGTGTTCACCCTGAGAGAGACACGGTCTGCTCAGCAGCGAGGGAAAATG GTGGAGAATGAGACTCAAGAGTTAGTGGATGGCTCTCTGATCGATCTCTGTGGAGCGACTCTCTTGTGGCGTACTGCAGAAGGGCTTTCCCGCACTCCCACCGTCAAACACTTGGAGGCGCTCCGGCAAGAGCTGAACGCCGCTCGTCCCCAGTGTCCCGTGGGTTTCAACACCCTCGCTTTCCCCAGCATGCGGCGGAAGGACATCGTGGATGAGAAGCAACCCTGGGTCTACCTAAACTGCGGTCACGTTCACGGCTACCACAACTGGGGCAACCGTGACGCAGAGCGAGACGGCAGGGAGGGCCGTGAGCGGGAATGTCCCATGTGCCGAGCTCGTGGGCCGTATGTGCCACTGTGGCTGGGCTGCGAGGCAGGGTTTTATCTGGATGCAGCCCCTCCTACTCACGCATTCAGTCCGTGCGGTCACGTGTGCTCAGAAAAAACAGCAGCTTATTGGAGTCAAATCCCTCTTCCTCACGGAACGCACACCTTCCACGCAGCCTGTCCTTTCTGCGCCCAGCAGCTCAGTGGCGAGCAGGGATTCATCAGACTGATCTTCCAGGGGCCTGtggattaa